The sequence below is a genomic window from Rhizobium sp. NXC14.
TGCTCGGCACGGCCGACGGCTGGCTGAAGGCGGACGGCGAGACCATATACCAGGCGTCCGACCTTCGCGTCGGTCTATCGAAAGACAAGACCGCCTGACGGCATTTCGAGCGGCTGACGAAAACAACAAAGGTTTGATCAGATGAGACGGGTAGTTGTCACGGGTCTGGGTATCGTTTCCTCGATCGGAAGCGATGCGGCCGAAGTCACCGAATCCTTGCGCCAGGCAAAGTCGGGCATTTCCTTTTCCAACGATTTCGCCGAACACGGCTTCAAGTGCCAAGTCTGGGGCAGCCCGAAGCTCGGCCCGGCGGAACTTGCCGAACTGGTCGATCGCCGCGCCATGCGCTTCCTGTCGCAGGGCGGCGCCTGGAACCATGTCGCCATGAAGCAGGCGATCGCCGATTCCGGCCTGGAAGAGAAGGACTATGCCCAGAACGAGCGCACCGGCATCATCATGGGATCCGGCGGACCGTCCACCCGCACGCTGATCGAGGCGGCCGAGATCACCACCAAGAACAACAGCCCGAAGCGCATTGGTCCCTTCGCCGTGCCGAAGGCGATGTCCTCCACCGCTTCGGCCACACTTGCCACCTGGTTCAAGATCCACGGCGTCAATTATTCGATCTCGTCGGCCTGCTCGACCTCCGCCCATTGCATCGGCAACGCCACTGAGATGATCCAGTGGGGCAAGCAGGACGTGATGTTTGCCGGCGGCCACGAGGATCTCGACTGGACGATGTCCAATCTCTTCGATGCCATGGGCGCCATGTCCTCCAAATATAACGATACGCCCGAGACTGCCTCGCGCGCCTATGACGTCAACCGCGACGGTTTCGTCATCGCCGGCGGCGCCGGTGTGCTGGTGCTGGAGGAGTTGGAGCGCGCCAAGGCCCGCGGCGCCAAAATCTACGCCGAAATCGTCGGCTACGGCGCGACCTCCGATGGTTACGACATGGTCGCGCCTTCCGGCGAGGGCGCTATCCGCTGCATGCGCCAGGCGCTTTCCACCGTCAAAGGCGATGTCGACTATATCAACACTCACGGCACCTCGACTCCGGTCGGCGACAGCAAGGAAATCGGCGCCATCCGCGAGGTATTCGGCGGTGCCAAGATCCCGCATATCCAGTCGACCAAATCGCTGACCGGCCATTCGCTGGGTGCGGCCGGCGTGCAGGAATCGATCTATTCCCTGCTGATGATGCAGCAAGGCTTCATCGGCGAAAGCGCCCATATCACCGAGCTCGATCCCGAATTCGAAGGCGTGCCGATTGTGCGCAAGCGTATCGACGATGCGAAGATCGATATCGCTCTCTCCAATTCCTTCGGCTTCGGCGGGACGAACGCCACGCTCGTCTTCCAGCGCTACAACGGATAACAACATGACTGGAATCATGCAGGGTAAGCGCGGCCTCATCATGGGCGTCGCAAACAACCATTCGATTGCCTGGGGGATTTCAAAAGCGCTCGCCGCGCAGGGTGCGGACCTCGCCTTCACCTATCAGGGCGATGCGCTCGGGAAGCGCGTCCGGCCGCTGGCCGCCGAAGTCGGCTCGGATTTCGT
It includes:
- the fabB gene encoding beta-ketoacyl-ACP synthase I, which produces MRRVVVTGLGIVSSIGSDAAEVTESLRQAKSGISFSNDFAEHGFKCQVWGSPKLGPAELAELVDRRAMRFLSQGGAWNHVAMKQAIADSGLEEKDYAQNERTGIIMGSGGPSTRTLIEAAEITTKNNSPKRIGPFAVPKAMSSTASATLATWFKIHGVNYSISSACSTSAHCIGNATEMIQWGKQDVMFAGGHEDLDWTMSNLFDAMGAMSSKYNDTPETASRAYDVNRDGFVIAGGAGVLVLEELERAKARGAKIYAEIVGYGATSDGYDMVAPSGEGAIRCMRQALSTVKGDVDYINTHGTSTPVGDSKEIGAIREVFGGAKIPHIQSTKSLTGHSLGAAGVQESIYSLLMMQQGFIGESAHITELDPEFEGVPIVRKRIDDAKIDIALSNSFGFGGTNATLVFQRYNG